The proteins below come from a single Treponema phagedenis genomic window:
- the prmC gene encoding peptide chain release factor N(5)-glutamine methyltransferase yields MMFTVFDARSYGKNILQTSQILTAQENFSASLDSDVLLSSLLGKERSWLLAHPDADVSAIQSSFKNLIEKRCSGTPVAYLTGKKDFFQSSFYVTPAVLIPKPDTELLVEQTLEAIRERSNSSPLSLLEPCTGSGCVVISVLKELEKIGITNITTSAFDISNEALAVAKKNAENLLSPKMRDLLSFFRFNLQESFSRLGTAYDIIFSNPPYVPTEMARLLLQDGRKEPFIALDGGAEGLDFIQALANNSYVVLKRNGMLLSEVGEYHANQAADILIKAGFSSVTIHKDFNLQDRLVTGIKV; encoded by the coding sequence ATGATGTTTACTGTTTTCGATGCACGATCCTACGGAAAAAACATATTACAAACTTCTCAAATTTTAACTGCGCAAGAAAATTTTTCTGCCTCTTTAGACAGCGATGTGCTATTATCTTCTCTTTTAGGAAAGGAGCGCTCATGGCTTTTAGCTCATCCCGATGCGGATGTTTCCGCTATTCAATCCTCTTTTAAGAATCTTATCGAAAAAAGATGCTCGGGGACTCCCGTTGCCTATCTTACCGGCAAGAAGGATTTTTTTCAAAGCTCATTTTATGTAACGCCGGCGGTGCTTATTCCAAAACCGGATACCGAGCTTTTGGTTGAACAAACCTTGGAAGCGATACGGGAGCGCTCAAACTCCTCCCCTCTTTCTCTTCTTGAACCATGTACGGGTTCAGGTTGTGTGGTTATCAGTGTATTGAAAGAGTTGGAAAAAATCGGTATCACTAATATAACAACCTCCGCCTTTGATATTTCCAATGAAGCATTAGCGGTTGCAAAAAAAAATGCTGAAAATCTCTTGTCGCCGAAAATGCGCGATTTGCTTAGTTTTTTTCGCTTTAATTTGCAAGAGTCGTTTTCGCGTTTGGGGACCGCCTACGATATTATTTTTTCAAATCCTCCTTATGTACCGACGGAAATGGCTCGACTTTTATTGCAAGACGGTAGAAAAGAGCCTTTTATTGCGCTTGACGGAGGAGCTGAAGGGCTTGATTTTATTCAAGCTTTGGCAAATAATAGTTATGTAGTTTTAAAAAGAAACGGCATGCTTTTAAGTGAAGTAGGCGAATATCATGCAAATCAGGCAGCCGACATTTTAATAAAAGCAGGCTTTTCTTCGGTAACAATACATAAAGATTTTAATTTACAAGATAGATTGGTAACAGGCATTAAAGTATGA
- a CDS encoding metal ABC transporter permease yields MELETILIAIIVSLSCSLCGVFLVLRRMSLMSDAISHSILLGIVLGYFLSKSLSSSVPVIGAVFAGMASVLFTELLQKTRLVKSDAAIGLVFPAMFSAGVILVSLYAGNVHLDIDAVLLGEIGLAPLDRIMFFGVSVPRSMVSMGAVLLLNLVFLTLFFKELKISTFDPGLSKSLGFSPTLINYGLMLAVSITCVGSFDSVGAVLVIALMITPSAAALLLTDDLLTMLILAGLLASLSAISGFFVAVKIDGSIAGAMAAMTGVIFCIVYLFSPKHGFIRRRLSVQKLRMDFWLSMLSVHLFTHQGTAEERNECTEQHLVDRLNWTNRKARLIVATAQKRGLVQNKDGLLILSEKGDALARKAITEI; encoded by the coding sequence ATGGAATTAGAAACTATCCTTATTGCAATTATTGTTTCGCTTTCATGCTCGCTTTGCGGCGTGTTTTTAGTACTGCGCAGAATGTCTTTAATGAGTGATGCAATCAGTCATTCCATTCTGCTGGGGATTGTACTCGGATATTTTTTAAGCAAGAGTCTTTCTTCATCGGTGCCCGTTATCGGTGCGGTGTTTGCAGGGATGGCATCGGTTTTATTTACCGAGCTTTTACAAAAAACACGGCTGGTAAAAAGCGATGCCGCCATCGGCTTGGTATTTCCGGCAATGTTCAGCGCCGGCGTTATTCTGGTATCCCTCTATGCGGGAAACGTACACCTCGACATCGATGCGGTTTTGCTCGGCGAAATAGGCTTAGCACCCCTTGATCGAATTATGTTTTTCGGCGTGAGCGTTCCGCGGAGCATGGTTTCGATGGGCGCCGTTTTACTTTTAAATCTTGTATTTTTAACACTCTTTTTTAAAGAGTTAAAAATAAGCACCTTCGACCCAGGACTTTCAAAGAGCTTGGGCTTTTCGCCGACGCTTATCAACTACGGGCTCATGCTTGCGGTGAGCATAACCTGTGTGGGCTCCTTTGATTCGGTTGGAGCCGTATTGGTTATCGCTTTAATGATTACCCCTTCCGCCGCAGCCTTGCTTTTAACCGATGATTTACTTACAATGCTTATACTTGCAGGCTTGCTTGCCTCTCTTTCCGCAATAAGCGGTTTTTTTGTTGCGGTGAAAATCGACGGCAGTATCGCCGGTGCTATGGCTGCCATGACCGGCGTTATTTTCTGCATTGTCTATTTGTTTTCGCCAAAACACGGATTTATCCGCAGACGGCTTTCCGTACAAAAGCTGCGAATGGATTTTTGGTTAAGTATGTTATCGGTGCATCTTTTTACACACCAAGGCACCGCAGAAGAGCGGAACGAATGTACTGAACAGCATTTGGTTGACCGGCTTAACTGGACAAACCGAAAAGCCCGTTTAATTGTCGCGACGGCACAAAAACGCGGTCTTGTGCAAAACAAAGACGGGCTGCTTATTCTTTCGGAAAAAGGAGATGCTCTTGCGCGCAAGGCAATAACCGAAATATAA
- a CDS encoding metal-dependent transcriptional regulator, translating to MSILSEITTENYLKTIVKALALPEKKLITTGELSRLMGVTPGTATAMIKRLEKEGYLEYKSHYGCSLTKKGEEFGVAILRRHRLLETFLTAVLHMNDEEVHAEAERLEHAVSDTLIDRIDSYLGFPAVDPHGAPIPQKNQKTYQLSGIRLASAPEGIPLQVLSLEKSPELTAYFRKINLEQGSMLQIKGKNESIGLAELIINKKTTECALCMLDKIIVSVPEKQ from the coding sequence ATGTCCATTCTTTCTGAAATAACAACGGAAAACTACTTAAAAACAATTGTAAAAGCCTTAGCTCTCCCCGAAAAAAAACTTATCACCACGGGAGAGCTTTCCCGTCTGATGGGAGTAACGCCGGGAACCGCAACGGCGATGATAAAGCGTTTGGAAAAAGAAGGTTACTTAGAGTACAAAAGCCATTACGGTTGCTCGCTTACCAAAAAAGGCGAAGAGTTCGGCGTAGCCATCCTGCGCCGCCACCGCCTTTTGGAAACCTTCCTCACCGCGGTATTACACATGAACGATGAAGAAGTTCACGCCGAGGCGGAAAGGCTTGAGCACGCGGTCTCGGACACCCTTATCGACCGAATCGATTCTTATCTTGGTTTTCCTGCCGTAGACCCGCACGGTGCGCCGATTCCGCAAAAAAACCAAAAAACCTACCAGCTTTCAGGCATTCGCCTTGCATCCGCTCCGGAAGGCATTCCGCTGCAAGTACTCTCACTTGAAAAATCGCCCGAGCTAACCGCCTACTTCAGAAAAATAAATCTGGAGCAGGGAAGCATGCTTCAGATAAAAGGCAAAAACGAGTCAATCGGTTTGGCAGAACTCATCATCAATAAAAAAACAACTGAATGCGCCCTCTGCATGTTAGATAAAATTATTGTATCAGTTCCGGAAAAACAGTAA
- the troB gene encoding transition metal ABC transporter ATP-binding protein TroB: MKTTASHEQPNIAVSVEDLTLAYREKPVLWDIDVAIPEGTMATIVGPNGAGKSTFLKAVMGILPLASGEVKIFGKSFAEQRRRVAYVPQRTAVDWDFPTTVFDVVLMGSYGSLGWIRRPGKKEKEKAASALEKVGMAEFSHRQISELSGGQQQRVFLARALVQDADLYFMDEPFQGVDAATEQAIVKLLKELKERGKTLLVVHHDLQTVPEYFDRVLLLNVRVVAEGPVETIFTEENLRKTYGGRIASAGLPQKAIIKD, from the coding sequence ATGAAAACAACTGCTTCGCATGAGCAGCCGAATATTGCCGTTTCGGTTGAAGACCTTACACTTGCCTATCGGGAAAAACCGGTGCTTTGGGATATCGATGTGGCTATCCCCGAGGGCACAATGGCAACGATTGTCGGACCGAACGGCGCGGGAAAGTCCACTTTTTTGAAGGCAGTTATGGGCATATTGCCGCTTGCCTCCGGCGAAGTGAAAATTTTCGGAAAAAGCTTTGCCGAACAGCGCAGGCGCGTTGCCTATGTGCCGCAGCGCACCGCTGTTGACTGGGATTTTCCCACAACCGTTTTTGATGTGGTTTTGATGGGCTCTTACGGGAGCCTCGGATGGATTAGAAGGCCGGGGAAAAAAGAAAAGGAAAAGGCAGCTTCTGCTTTGGAAAAAGTGGGAATGGCTGAATTTTCGCATCGGCAAATCAGTGAGCTTTCCGGCGGACAGCAGCAGCGCGTGTTTTTAGCGCGTGCGCTGGTGCAAGATGCGGATTTATACTTTATGGATGAACCTTTTCAGGGCGTTGATGCCGCAACCGAACAGGCGATTGTCAAGCTTTTAAAAGAGTTAAAAGAGCGCGGGAAAACCCTTTTGGTAGTGCATCACGATTTACAAACCGTACCCGAATACTTTGACCGAGTGCTTCTTTTAAACGTGCGCGTTGTCGCCGAAGGCCCGGTAGAAACCATTTTCACCGAAGAGAATTTGCGGAAAACATACGGCGGCAGAATAGCTTCCGCCGGGCTTCCGCAAAAAGCTATTATAAAGGATTAA
- the troC gene encoding transition metal ABC transporter permease subunit TroC, with the protein MTGLWDFFSDYTLRNVLLGTLLLGLGSGLVGSFALLRRQSLLGDAVSHAALPGIIIAFMLTGTKNTPVLLVGATISGLIGTLIILLVIRTTKIDTDGAQGIVLGVFLGFGFLLLTHVQKSPNAAKAGLDKFIFGQAATIMSADVITIFVVELFITCFIFLFWKELKITTFDPDFSAVQGFSPKLIELVLTALIVLAIVIGVQSVGVILMSALLIAPAAAARQWTDRLSTLCILSALFGAFSGVSGSIISTRVPKLSTGPVIVLILTGIAVISLICSPRRGVLERIIRQYAIRSKTKKRKTEEAASSAAALRGK; encoded by the coding sequence ATGACCGGATTATGGGATTTTTTCTCCGATTATACTTTACGCAATGTGCTGCTCGGCACGCTCTTGTTGGGCTTAGGCTCGGGGCTGGTCGGCAGTTTTGCGCTCTTGCGCAGACAAAGCTTGTTAGGCGATGCCGTTTCTCATGCGGCATTACCCGGCATTATTATTGCATTTATGCTTACCGGCACAAAAAACACGCCCGTATTGTTGGTGGGAGCAACTATCAGCGGCCTTATCGGCACATTAATTATTTTACTGGTTATCAGAACTACCAAAATTGACACCGACGGCGCACAGGGAATTGTGCTCGGGGTGTTCTTAGGCTTTGGCTTTTTGCTTTTAACCCATGTGCAAAAATCCCCCAATGCGGCGAAGGCGGGCTTGGATAAATTTATTTTCGGCCAAGCCGCAACAATTATGAGCGCCGATGTCATTACCATTTTTGTGGTAGAATTATTCATTACGTGTTTTATCTTTCTCTTTTGGAAAGAATTAAAAATAACTACCTTTGACCCGGACTTTTCCGCCGTACAAGGGTTTTCCCCGAAGCTTATCGAGCTGGTTTTAACCGCCCTCATTGTGCTTGCTATTGTAATCGGCGTACAGTCCGTCGGCGTTATTTTAATGAGCGCATTGCTCATCGCACCTGCCGCTGCGGCACGCCAATGGACGGATCGCTTAAGTACGCTTTGCATCCTTTCCGCCTTATTTGGCGCTTTTTCAGGCGTTTCAGGCTCAATAATTTCTACCCGAGTACCGAAGCTTTCCACCGGGCCGGTTATCGTGCTCATTCTTACCGGAATTGCCGTTATTTCGCTGATATGCAGCCCCCGTCGAGGCGTTTTAGAGCGGATTATACGACAATATGCTATACGCAGCAAAACTAAAAAGCGGAAAACCGAAGAAGCCGCCTCTTCCGCTGCGGCACTGAGAGGAAAATGA
- a CDS encoding RelA/SpoT family protein, with product MIEKIENLTSIEQFFKDFPQYNSHNDKDNLIKAWMFMLERRENEIPEAGNSAVEHPIRMARILASLGLDNDTIICALLYGEPAKLQFTKEEVIEFFGEKVNALLEATVKFSDVKLYNKTGQRADTICKMLFSMVDDIRVMIIQLAERLDKIRYLSEYPEERQRPIAAEISEIWAPLAQRLGISTIQNELEDLSLKYLNREAFDQIKKMVSAKKKERESFLANAEKEVYKVISRAGLEVKVQTRAKHFWSIYRKMKKRNKAADELFDLLAMRILCSTINECYTVLGLVHTIWKPLEGRFKDYIAMPKANGYQSLHTTVICDEGQTLEIQIRTYDMHEVAERGIASHWIYKEHNTHKQTGAAELSFVRQLKELSKKEFNNDEFLTELKNDLLGDTIYVFTPRADIIELPAGATAIDFAYAIHSAVGEKIVSAKADGSIIPLSRPLKNTQVIEVITHPHAHPTRNQYANAKTSRARQKIRAWLQAHEELAPPPEKEEKNLHRPARTVAEESKKTQDFDPAILKIRVGDSSNFMVKFAQCCSPKPPDAVCGYVSRGRGVIIHRENCPNLAKIPDIADRKIEVEWEKPKTPKQKKSGTQKKQ from the coding sequence ATGATAGAAAAAATAGAAAATCTTACAAGTATTGAGCAGTTTTTCAAAGATTTTCCGCAATATAATTCTCACAATGATAAAGACAACCTTATAAAAGCATGGATGTTCATGCTTGAACGCAGGGAAAATGAAATCCCTGAAGCAGGCAATTCAGCTGTAGAACATCCGATTAGAATGGCGCGCATTTTAGCCTCGTTGGGGCTTGATAACGACACCATTATTTGCGCATTGCTATACGGAGAGCCTGCAAAGCTGCAGTTTACAAAAGAAGAAGTTATCGAATTTTTCGGAGAAAAGGTAAATGCGCTTTTGGAAGCGACGGTTAAGTTTTCCGATGTAAAACTCTATAATAAAACCGGACAACGCGCGGATACCATATGTAAAATGCTCTTTTCGATGGTTGATGATATACGGGTTATGATTATTCAACTTGCGGAGCGGCTTGATAAAATACGCTATCTTTCTGAATATCCCGAAGAAAGGCAACGGCCGATTGCCGCTGAAATAAGCGAAATATGGGCACCCCTTGCGCAGCGACTCGGTATTTCAACAATTCAAAATGAGCTTGAAGATTTAAGCCTTAAATATCTAAATCGCGAAGCTTTTGATCAAATAAAAAAAATGGTTTCCGCAAAGAAAAAAGAACGGGAATCTTTCCTTGCCAATGCAGAAAAAGAGGTTTACAAAGTCATTTCGCGTGCCGGACTTGAGGTAAAGGTACAAACAAGGGCAAAACATTTTTGGTCAATATACCGAAAAATGAAAAAACGAAACAAGGCAGCCGATGAGCTTTTTGATTTGCTTGCAATGAGAATCCTTTGCTCTACCATAAATGAGTGCTACACGGTGCTTGGTTTGGTGCATACCATTTGGAAACCGCTTGAAGGAAGATTTAAGGATTATATTGCGATGCCGAAGGCAAACGGATACCAAAGCTTGCATACAACGGTTATCTGTGATGAAGGGCAAACTTTAGAAATTCAAATCAGAACATACGATATGCACGAAGTTGCGGAGCGAGGAATTGCAAGCCATTGGATTTATAAAGAGCATAATACGCATAAACAAACCGGAGCTGCCGAGCTTTCTTTTGTTCGTCAATTAAAAGAGCTTTCAAAAAAAGAGTTTAACAATGATGAATTTTTGACCGAGCTGAAAAACGATTTGCTTGGAGATACTATTTATGTGTTCACTCCCCGCGCCGATATCATTGAATTACCCGCAGGCGCAACGGCGATTGACTTTGCCTATGCAATTCATTCTGCGGTTGGAGAAAAAATTGTTTCCGCAAAGGCTGACGGCTCAATTATCCCGCTTTCTCGCCCTTTAAAAAACACACAGGTAATTGAAGTAATCACACATCCGCATGCGCATCCTACCAGAAACCAGTATGCGAATGCAAAAACTTCGCGAGCACGCCAAAAAATACGTGCATGGTTGCAGGCTCATGAAGAGCTTGCACCGCCGCCCGAAAAAGAAGAAAAAAACCTTCATCGTCCTGCCCGCACTGTAGCGGAAGAGTCAAAAAAAACACAGGATTTTGATCCCGCTATTCTCAAGATACGTGTGGGAGATTCTTCTAACTTTATGGTAAAATTCGCACAATGCTGTAGCCCGAAACCGCCCGATGCTGTTTGCGGCTATGTATCGCGTGGACGCGGCGTTATTATCCACCGTGAAAACTGCCCTAACCTTGCAAAAATTCCGGATATTGCCGATCGAAAAATTGAAGTTGAATGGGAAAAACCGAAAACGCCCAAACAGAAAAAAAGCGGCACGCAAAAAAAACAATAA
- the groL gene encoding chaperonin GroEL (60 kDa chaperone family; promotes refolding of misfolded polypeptides especially under stressful conditions; forms two stacked rings of heptamers to form a barrel-shaped 14mer; ends can be capped by GroES; misfolded proteins enter the barrel where they are refolded when GroES binds) — MAKQLIFNEEARKKLLSGVDQISNAVKVTLGPKGRNVLLEKSYGAPTVTKDGVSVAREIELEDPFENMGAQLVKEVATKTNDVAGDGTTTATVLAYSMVREGLKAVAAGMTPLELKRGMDKAVAIAVEDIRKNSKEIKGSDEVAHVASVSANNDEEIGKILADAIAKVGKDGVIDVDEAQTMETVTEFVEGMQFDRGYISSYFVTDRDRMETVYENPYILIHDKSISTMKDLLPLLEKIAQSGRPLLIIAEDVEGEALATLVVNSLRGTLKTCAVKAPGFGDRRKEMLEDIAILTGGQVVAEELGIKLENADISMLGQAKHIKVDKDNTTIIDGAGKRGDIDDRIAQIKKQIEASSSEYDTEKLKERLAKLSGGVAVIKIGAVTEVEMKEKKHRVEDALNATRAAIEEGIVAGGGLALIQAAAALEKADTSKLTEDERVGFKIVKRALEEPIRQIAINAGLDGAVVAEKAKEKKGIGFDAAKMEWVDMVKVGIIDPAKVTRSALQNASSIASLMLTTECAVASIPEKNPPAMPSPDMGGMGGMY; from the coding sequence ATGGCTAAACAGTTAATATTTAATGAAGAGGCTCGAAAGAAGCTGCTTTCGGGTGTTGATCAAATTTCAAATGCAGTAAAAGTTACGCTTGGACCGAAGGGAAGAAATGTTTTGTTGGAAAAAAGCTACGGCGCTCCCACCGTTACAAAAGACGGTGTATCCGTTGCGCGCGAGATTGAGCTTGAAGATCCTTTTGAGAATATGGGCGCTCAGTTGGTAAAAGAAGTTGCCACAAAAACAAATGACGTAGCCGGAGACGGTACCACAACTGCGACGGTTTTGGCGTATTCAATGGTTCGGGAAGGTTTAAAGGCTGTTGCCGCCGGCATGACTCCGCTTGAGCTGAAACGAGGAATGGATAAGGCGGTTGCAATCGCTGTTGAAGATATCCGCAAAAACTCAAAGGAAATTAAAGGTTCCGATGAGGTTGCGCATGTTGCCTCCGTTTCCGCAAACAATGATGAAGAAATCGGAAAGATTCTTGCCGATGCCATTGCAAAAGTCGGAAAAGACGGTGTTATCGATGTTGATGAGGCGCAAACAATGGAAACTGTTACCGAATTTGTTGAAGGTATGCAGTTTGACCGCGGGTATATTTCCTCATATTTTGTAACTGACCGCGACAGAATGGAAACAGTATACGAAAATCCCTATATTTTAATCCATGATAAGTCAATTTCCACAATGAAAGACCTTTTGCCGCTTTTGGAAAAAATTGCACAGTCCGGAAGGCCCTTGCTTATCATTGCGGAAGATGTTGAAGGTGAAGCTTTGGCAACCTTGGTTGTAAACAGCTTGCGCGGCACCTTAAAAACCTGTGCGGTAAAGGCTCCCGGCTTTGGCGATCGCCGCAAGGAAATGCTTGAAGATATTGCTATTCTTACCGGCGGGCAAGTTGTTGCCGAAGAGCTCGGCATTAAGCTTGAAAACGCAGATATTTCGATGCTCGGTCAGGCAAAGCACATTAAGGTTGACAAAGACAACACAACGATTATCGACGGCGCAGGCAAACGCGGCGATATTGACGATAGAATTGCGCAAATTAAAAAGCAAATTGAAGCCTCTTCTTCAGAGTATGATACCGAGAAGTTAAAAGAGCGATTGGCAAAACTTTCGGGCGGAGTTGCGGTTATTAAAATCGGTGCCGTTACCGAAGTTGAAATGAAAGAGAAAAAACACAGAGTGGAAGATGCCTTAAATGCAACTCGTGCCGCTATTGAAGAAGGTATCGTTGCAGGCGGCGGTTTAGCTTTGATCCAAGCAGCCGCAGCACTTGAAAAGGCCGATACCTCAAAGCTCACCGAAGATGAGCGCGTCGGCTTTAAGATTGTAAAGCGCGCACTTGAAGAGCCTATCCGCCAAATTGCAATCAATGCGGGCTTGGACGGAGCGGTTGTTGCCGAAAAAGCAAAAGAGAAAAAGGGAATCGGTTTTGATGCTGCAAAAATGGAATGGGTTGACATGGTTAAGGTCGGAATTATCGACCCGGCAAAGGTTACCCGATCGGCATTGCAGAACGCTTCATCTATTGCAAGCTTAATGCTTACAACAGAATGTGCGGTTGCTTCAATTCCCGAAAAGAACCCTCCCGCTATGCCTTCTCCTGATATGGGTGGTATGGGCGGAATGTACTAA
- a CDS encoding AMP-dependent synthetase/ligase, whose amino-acid sequence MNASLPQLLQCIVSEYPDTIAQYSKDQNGEFQPISYKEMFDCVSNFACGLRVIGCKRGDFIGLISDNRKEWMHASMGIMALGAADIPRGSDVTDSDIIQILGIVESSFVVVEDDIQTKKIFKNIKELPKIQTIIILDSSVDLESLKTEWAQSEEAKTRSMEIFTYDEIILKGKEFRVQNPDYVEKQIAETKPDDIATIIFTSGTTGTPKGVMLTHKNFLSQLPELSKRIILYPGERALSVLPVWHVFERLCEYVIIHAAAGIAYSKPIGSILLADFAKINPHLLPSVPRIWEAVHDGVFKQLRKKGGISYALFKFFLKAGNLRFHYHRRLFKNVAYTSQAEKTVAPFLAFIPWLLLTPIHLLGDALVFSKIRLKLGKNFRAGVSGGGALPGNIDEFFWTAGVTVVEGYGLTETAPVVAVRSIAHPIFGTIGTPCNYNQVKVVDDTGKTLPMGEQGVVYVRGDNVMKGYFKRPELTESVIDKDGWFNTGDIGYICLGGEIVLRGRLKDTIVLRGGENIEPVPIEMRLQESQYISLAVVVGQDQRYLGALILPDEAELQAWAKSQHIAEESMEKLIELPQVKKLFENEIADLISAENGFKLFEKITRFALLSKPFEPGVELSAKQEVMRHKINQLYEKEIDELFV is encoded by the coding sequence ATGAATGCTAGTTTACCTCAATTATTGCAATGTATAGTTTCCGAATATCCGGATACTATTGCGCAGTACAGCAAAGATCAGAACGGAGAATTTCAGCCTATTTCTTACAAGGAAATGTTTGACTGCGTTTCTAATTTTGCTTGTGGACTGCGAGTTATCGGATGCAAACGCGGAGATTTTATAGGGTTAATATCGGATAATCGTAAAGAATGGATGCATGCGAGCATGGGAATAATGGCTCTTGGCGCTGCGGATATTCCGCGCGGAAGCGACGTTACCGATTCTGATATTATACAAATCCTCGGAATTGTGGAATCTTCTTTTGTTGTAGTAGAAGATGATATTCAGACAAAAAAAATTTTTAAGAATATAAAAGAACTGCCAAAAATACAAACGATCATTATTTTAGATAGTTCTGTTGACTTGGAAAGTCTTAAAACTGAATGGGCGCAATCAGAAGAAGCAAAAACCCGATCGATGGAAATTTTTACATACGATGAGATTATTCTTAAAGGCAAAGAGTTTAGGGTTCAAAATCCCGATTATGTTGAAAAACAAATTGCCGAAACAAAGCCGGATGATATTGCAACAATTATTTTTACTTCCGGCACAACAGGTACTCCGAAAGGGGTTATGCTTACCCACAAGAATTTTCTCAGTCAGCTTCCGGAGCTTTCAAAAAGGATTATTCTGTATCCGGGAGAGCGGGCGCTTTCGGTTTTGCCGGTATGGCATGTGTTTGAGCGTTTATGCGAATATGTAATTATTCATGCCGCAGCGGGAATCGCATATTCCAAGCCAATCGGATCAATACTTCTTGCCGATTTTGCAAAAATCAATCCGCATCTTCTTCCTTCCGTACCGCGTATTTGGGAGGCGGTACATGACGGAGTGTTTAAGCAGCTGCGAAAAAAAGGCGGTATATCATACGCTTTATTTAAATTCTTTTTAAAAGCGGGAAATTTACGATTCCATTATCATCGGCGCTTGTTTAAAAACGTTGCCTATACTTCACAAGCGGAAAAAACTGTTGCGCCTTTTCTTGCGTTTATTCCGTGGCTTTTATTAACGCCTATTCACCTTTTGGGAGATGCGCTCGTATTTAGCAAAATACGTTTGAAGCTTGGCAAAAACTTTCGAGCGGGTGTTTCCGGCGGCGGAGCATTACCTGGCAATATTGATGAATTTTTCTGGACCGCAGGAGTAACGGTTGTAGAGGGATACGGTTTAACCGAAACAGCTCCGGTTGTTGCCGTTCGCTCAATTGCTCACCCGATTTTCGGGACAATCGGCACCCCTTGTAATTATAATCAGGTAAAAGTTGTCGATGACACCGGAAAGACTCTTCCGATGGGGGAGCAGGGCGTAGTGTATGTACGCGGCGATAATGTGATGAAAGGATACTTTAAGCGTCCTGAACTTACCGAGTCGGTTATTGATAAAGACGGTTGGTTTAATACGGGCGATATCGGTTATATTTGCCTTGGCGGGGAAATTGTATTGCGCGGCAGACTAAAAGATACGATTGTATTGCGCGGCGGAGAAAATATTGAGCCTGTTCCGATAGAAATGCGTTTGCAAGAGTCTCAGTATATCAGTTTAGCAGTAGTTGTCGGGCAAGATCAGCGGTATCTTGGCGCCCTTATTTTGCCCGATGAAGCTGAGCTTCAAGCTTGGGCAAAGTCCCAACACATAGCGGAAGAATCGATGGAAAAATTGATAGAATTGCCGCAGGTAAAAAAACTTTTTGAAAATGAAATTGCAGACCTCATATCCGCGGAAAACGGCTTTAAACTTTTTGAAAAAATAACTCGCTTTGCTTTGCTTTCTAAACCTTTTGAGCCGGGAGTTGAGCTTTCCGCAAAACAGGAAGTTATGCGTCATAAAATCAATCAATTATATGAAAAAGAAATTGACGAATTATTTGTCTAA